In a genomic window of Streptomyces sp. SJL17-4:
- a CDS encoding DUF5063 domain-containing protein, whose amino-acid sequence MSDPTLHAITQNPDDFSVQIADSIESFIVATTEVAKGDEPDSAVPFLLLEISQLLLAGGRLGAHEDIVPDERYETDTGPEPDMDDLRERFAVLLEPVDVFSEVFDPYEPRKAPVPARISDNLADIVADLRHGLAHYRAGRTSEALWWWQFSYFSNWGPTASATLRALQSLVAHVRLDQPLAALDGLDTDEDLTEDDLAEEAGRVMAEEIGAPLGLRERL is encoded by the coding sequence ATGTCTGACCCCACGCTGCACGCGATCACGCAGAACCCCGACGACTTCTCCGTCCAGATCGCCGACTCCATCGAGAGCTTCATCGTCGCGACCACCGAGGTCGCCAAGGGCGACGAGCCGGACAGCGCGGTGCCCTTCCTGCTCCTGGAGATCTCGCAGCTGCTCCTCGCGGGCGGCCGGCTCGGCGCGCACGAGGACATCGTCCCGGACGAGCGGTACGAGACGGACACGGGCCCGGAGCCCGACATGGACGACCTGCGCGAGCGCTTCGCCGTGCTCCTCGAACCGGTGGACGTCTTCTCCGAGGTCTTCGACCCGTACGAGCCCCGCAAGGCCCCGGTCCCGGCCCGCATCTCCGACAACCTCGCCGACATCGTCGCCGACCTCCGCCACGGCCTGGCCCACTACCGCGCGGGCCGCACCAGCGAGGCCCTGTGGTGGTGGCAGTTCTCGTACTTCTCCAACTGGGGCCCCACCGCCTCGGCCACCCTCCGCGCCCTCCAGTCCCTCGTCGCCCACGTCCGCCTCGACCAGCCGCTCGCGGCCCTAGACGGCCTCGACACGGACGAGGACCTCACCGAGGACGACCTCGCCGAGGAGGCGGGCCGCGTGATGGCGGAGGAGATCGGCGCACCCCTGGGTCTGCGCGAGCGCCTCTGA
- a CDS encoding SURF1 family protein has product MYRFLRTPRWWGINVFVLLAIPFCVFMGTWQLGKFEDRVDSHEAAEKRPAASTMKAEPLDSLLPVDKETSGRSAEARGRFGEQFLVPDRDLDGRTGSYVLTLLRTDGGRSLPVVRGWLPTGAKVPAPPSGEVTVVGALQASENGGGKGVSKAGGLPEGQLAMISAASLVNVVTDDVYDAWITLADSPAGLTPVPAAAAAGTSLDAKAFQNLGYTAEWFVFAGFVLFMWFRLVRREAEASRDEALGL; this is encoded by the coding sequence GTGTACCGGTTCCTGAGAACGCCCCGCTGGTGGGGGATCAACGTCTTCGTCCTGCTGGCGATCCCGTTCTGTGTGTTCATGGGGACCTGGCAGCTGGGCAAGTTCGAGGATCGCGTCGACTCCCACGAGGCGGCCGAGAAGCGACCCGCCGCGAGCACGATGAAGGCGGAGCCGCTGGACTCCCTGCTCCCGGTGGACAAGGAGACCTCGGGCCGGTCGGCCGAGGCGCGCGGCCGGTTCGGGGAGCAGTTCCTCGTCCCGGACCGTGATCTGGACGGCCGGACCGGAAGTTACGTCCTGACGCTGCTGCGGACGGACGGAGGCCGATCGCTTCCGGTGGTCCGCGGCTGGCTCCCCACGGGCGCGAAGGTCCCGGCCCCGCCGTCCGGCGAGGTCACGGTCGTGGGCGCGCTCCAGGCCTCGGAGAACGGGGGCGGCAAGGGTGTCAGCAAGGCGGGCGGGCTGCCCGAGGGGCAGCTGGCGATGATCAGCGCGGCTTCCCTGGTGAATGTGGTCACGGACGACGTCTACGACGCCTGGATCACCCTCGCCGACTCCCCCGCCGGGCTCACCCCGGTCCCGGCGGCGGCCGCGGCGGGCACGAGCCTGGACGCGAAGGCCTTCCAGAACCTCGGCTACACCGCGGAGTGGTTCGTCTTCGCCGGCTTCGTCCTCTTCATGTGGTTCCGCCTGGTCCGCCGCGAGGCGGAGGCGTCCCGCGACGAGGCACTGGGACTGTAG
- a CDS encoding methyltransferase domain-containing protein, translating into MYSPTPEDWHEVNRARWDERVPIHAASAYYDLDAFRAGKEVLRDFELAEVGDVTGRSLLHLQCHIGLDTLSWARHGASHVVGLDFSEPAVETARSLAADLGLTQDRAAFVAADVYDAAEAVPDRAYDIVYTGCGALNWLPDIVRWAETAASLVAPGGFLYVAEFHPLTDSLDDETGSRIVNDYFVREPWVDTTPGTYAELDAATVHNRSVEWVHPVGEVVTALAGAGLRIEFLHEHDASLYPRYGALQRHEDGYYRFPADRPRIPMMYSIKATRPAV; encoded by the coding sequence ATGTACTCCCCGACGCCCGAAGACTGGCACGAGGTCAACCGCGCACGCTGGGACGAGCGCGTCCCGATCCACGCCGCGAGCGCGTATTACGACCTCGACGCCTTCCGCGCGGGCAAGGAGGTGCTGCGGGACTTCGAGCTCGCGGAGGTCGGCGACGTCACCGGACGCTCCCTGCTGCACCTCCAGTGCCACATCGGCCTCGACACCCTCTCCTGGGCCCGTCACGGAGCCTCGCACGTCGTCGGCCTGGACTTCTCCGAGCCGGCCGTCGAGACCGCCCGCTCGCTCGCCGCCGACCTGGGCCTCACGCAGGACCGGGCGGCCTTCGTCGCGGCCGATGTGTACGACGCGGCGGAAGCCGTCCCGGACCGTGCGTACGACATCGTCTACACCGGCTGCGGGGCGCTGAACTGGCTGCCCGACATCGTGCGCTGGGCGGAGACCGCAGCCTCGCTGGTCGCCCCCGGCGGCTTTCTCTACGTGGCCGAGTTCCATCCGCTCACCGACTCGCTCGACGACGAGACCGGCAGCCGGATCGTGAACGACTACTTCGTCCGCGAACCCTGGGTGGACACCACCCCGGGCACGTACGCCGAGCTCGACGCCGCCACCGTCCACAACCGCAGCGTGGAATGGGTGCACCCGGTCGGCGAGGTCGTCACCGCGCTCGCCGGGGCCGGCCTGCGGATCGAGTTCCTGCACGAGCACGACGCCTCGCTGTACCCCCGCTACGGCGCGCTCCAGCGGCACGAGGACGGCTACTACCGCTTCCCGGCGGACCGGCCCCGCATCCCGATGATGTACTCGATCAAGGCGACCCGCCCGGCCGTTTGA
- a CDS encoding aspartate-semialdehyde dehydrogenase, which produces MTPKPTLAVVGATGAVGSVMLQMLTQHADVWGEIRLLASSRSAGRKAAVRGVESEILALSEEALEGVDLALFLVPETVAARWAPIAATKGAVVVDTSAAFRADPDVPLVVPETNAHAARVRPRGIVASPGCTTLALVVAVGALHAEFGLSELVVTAQQAASGAGAGQAGVEALRAQLGLVAGHGDLGTHPGDVRRAVGENTGPFPGPLALNVLPWSGTAGADGASSEEERVRDETRRILALPALRVAATCVRVPVVTGHSVSVHARFERPVPLDRAHEILATTPGVVLYDDPAAGDFPTPADVVGTDPAWVGRVRRSMDDERALDFFVCADNLRKGAALNALQIAESVVTYL; this is translated from the coding sequence ATGACGCCGAAGCCGACGCTCGCGGTCGTCGGTGCGACCGGAGCCGTCGGCTCGGTGATGCTCCAGATGCTCACGCAACACGCGGACGTCTGGGGCGAGATACGCCTCCTCGCCTCCTCGCGCTCGGCCGGCCGGAAGGCCGCCGTGCGCGGGGTGGAGAGCGAGATCCTCGCGCTGAGCGAGGAGGCCCTGGAAGGCGTCGACCTGGCGCTCTTCCTGGTGCCCGAGACGGTGGCCGCCCGCTGGGCGCCCATCGCCGCCACCAAGGGCGCCGTCGTCGTGGACACCTCCGCCGCCTTCCGCGCGGACCCCGACGTCCCCCTCGTCGTCCCCGAGACCAACGCCCACGCGGCGCGCGTACGCCCCCGGGGCATCGTCGCGAGCCCCGGCTGCACCACCCTCGCGCTGGTCGTCGCCGTGGGCGCCCTGCACGCCGAGTTCGGGCTCTCCGAGCTGGTCGTCACCGCCCAGCAGGCCGCCAGCGGCGCCGGTGCCGGACAAGCCGGCGTCGAGGCGCTCCGCGCCCAGCTCGGACTGGTGGCCGGCCACGGCGACCTGGGCACCCACCCCGGAGACGTACGGCGGGCCGTCGGCGAGAACACCGGCCCCTTCCCCGGGCCCCTCGCGCTCAACGTCCTGCCCTGGTCGGGCACGGCGGGCGCCGACGGGGCCTCCTCGGAGGAGGAGCGCGTACGGGACGAGACCCGGCGGATCCTCGCGCTCCCCGCGCTGCGGGTCGCCGCCACCTGTGTCCGCGTGCCCGTGGTCACCGGACACTCCGTCTCCGTGCACGCCCGCTTCGAGCGCCCCGTGCCGCTCGACCGCGCGCACGAGATCCTCGCGACCACCCCCGGCGTCGTGCTGTACGACGATCCCGCCGCGGGCGACTTCCCCACCCCCGCCGATGTCGTCGGCACCGATCCCGCCTGGGTCGGACGGGTGCGGCGCTCCATGGACGACGAGCGGGCGCTCGATTTCTTCGTCTGCGCCGACAACCTCCGCAAGGGCGCGGCCCTCAACGCCCTTCAGATCGCGGAATCGGTTGTCACGTATTTGTAG
- a CDS encoding tetratricopeptide repeat protein produces the protein MGIEDPPETGDRLPWGEPATEERQPWGGAVSADRQPWVRPVSEERLLWGEPVSAEQLAAAERGYARCGPAERLLWERLSVFEGAFDRDAVHAVCTSWTLPPTSILDVLDRLVPLALLPVDDLFAGEDDVPRYWMPHPMRAVGARRLTERGERPDLVLRHRRWCVKLARRAADWWQRGRQLDARDLALRELPDLAAAMDPTTAPLAGDDEAGTAVEIAVSLWFLWVVCGRAAEGRTRLRHALALLGGEPTARALWLAAFLELESGRPEEADPLLARAWAAAVRDGDDGALGLLAHLRGSTALYQGRTRAAADEFREALALMGQYPEFGPTRHACWAGIALALCRTDPEAAQEALDQADLDRESRWSWVGRDMDAEAWSYIARAELTAWDGDLERAAEHARWALREHLRMGSAAGAAGAAELLAQIRVSAGRRDEAAHLLGAVDLLRTSVFDGSYRPAEFCVATRARSERALRELLDVRELRRAYEEGARRGLFALAGEA, from the coding sequence ATGGGGATCGAGGATCCACCCGAGACCGGGGACCGACTGCCGTGGGGCGAGCCCGCGACCGAGGAACGGCAGCCGTGGGGCGGGGCGGTGAGCGCCGACCGGCAGCCGTGGGTCAGGCCGGTGAGCGAGGAGCGGCTGTTGTGGGGCGAGCCGGTGAGCGCCGAGCAGCTCGCCGCCGCCGAGCGCGGCTACGCCCGCTGCGGGCCCGCCGAACGGCTCCTGTGGGAGCGGCTGTCCGTCTTCGAGGGAGCCTTCGACCGGGACGCCGTCCACGCCGTGTGCACGTCGTGGACGCTGCCCCCGACGTCGATCCTCGACGTCCTGGACCGGCTCGTGCCGCTCGCCCTCCTTCCCGTCGACGACCTGTTCGCCGGTGAGGACGACGTCCCCCGCTACTGGATGCCGCATCCGATGCGGGCCGTGGGCGCCCGTCGGCTCACCGAACGCGGCGAGCGGCCGGACCTCGTCCTGCGGCACCGGCGGTGGTGCGTGAAGCTCGCCCGGCGGGCCGCCGACTGGTGGCAGAGGGGCAGGCAGCTCGACGCCCGCGACCTCGCCCTGCGCGAACTCCCCGACCTGGCCGCGGCGATGGACCCGACGACCGCTCCGCTCGCGGGGGACGACGAGGCGGGCACGGCCGTCGAGATCGCCGTCTCGCTGTGGTTCCTGTGGGTGGTCTGCGGGCGGGCCGCCGAGGGTCGCACCCGGCTGCGGCACGCCCTCGCCCTGCTCGGCGGGGAGCCGACGGCCCGAGCCCTGTGGCTCGCCGCCTTCCTGGAGCTGGAGTCGGGCCGCCCTGAGGAGGCCGATCCGCTGCTCGCCCGGGCCTGGGCGGCGGCCGTACGGGACGGGGACGACGGAGCCCTGGGGCTCCTCGCCCATCTGCGGGGCTCGACCGCCCTGTACCAGGGGCGCACGCGCGCGGCGGCGGACGAGTTCCGGGAGGCCCTCGCGCTCATGGGGCAGTACCCGGAGTTCGGCCCGACCCGGCACGCGTGCTGGGCCGGTATCGCGCTCGCCCTGTGCCGTACGGACCCGGAGGCCGCGCAGGAGGCCCTCGACCAGGCCGACCTGGACCGTGAGAGCCGGTGGTCCTGGGTGGGCCGCGACATGGACGCCGAGGCCTGGTCGTACATCGCCCGCGCCGAGCTCACGGCGTGGGACGGGGATCTGGAGCGGGCCGCCGAGCACGCCCGGTGGGCGCTCCGGGAGCATCTGCGCATGGGATCGGCGGCGGGCGCGGCCGGCGCGGCGGAACTCCTCGCCCAGATCCGGGTGTCGGCGGGCAGGCGGGACGAGGCGGCCCATCTGCTGGGCGCCGTCGATCTGTTACGGACCTCGGTCTTCGACGGCTCGTACCGGCCGGCGGAGTTCTGCGTGGCGACCCGCGCCCGGAGCGAGCGGGCGCTCCGGGAGCTGCTCGACGTCCGGGAACTCCGCCGTGCTTACGAAGAGGGCGCGCGGCGCGGTCTGTTCGCCCTGGCGGGGGAGGCCTGA
- a CDS encoding aspartate kinase, with translation MGLVVQKYGGSSVADAEGIKRVAKRIVDAKKNGHQVVVVVSAMGDTTDELIDLAEQVSPIPAGREFDMLLTAGERISMALLAMAIKNLGHEAQSFTGSQAGVITDSVHNKARIIDVTPGRIRTALDEGNIAIVAGFQGVSQDKKDITTLGRGGSDTTAVALAAALDAEVCEIYTDVDGVFTADPRVVKKAKKIDWISFEDMLELAASGSKVLLHRCVEYARRYNIPIHVRSSFSGLQGTWVSNEPQGAQKVEQAIISGVAHDTSEAKITVVGVPDKPGEAAAIFRAVADAEINIDMIVQNVSAASTGLTDISFTLPKAEGRKAIDELEKAKSAIGFDSLRYDDQIGKISLVGAGMKTNPGVTADFFKALSDAGVNIELISTSEIRISVVTRADDVNEAVRAVHSAFGLDSDSDEAVVYGGTGR, from the coding sequence GTGGGCCTTGTCGTGCAGAAGTACGGAGGCTCCTCCGTTGCCGATGCCGAAGGCATCAAGCGCGTCGCCAAGCGGATCGTGGACGCCAAGAAGAACGGCCACCAGGTGGTCGTCGTGGTTTCCGCGATGGGCGACACGACGGACGAGTTGATCGATCTCGCCGAGCAGGTATCCCCGATCCCTGCCGGGCGTGAGTTCGACATGCTGCTGACCGCCGGAGAGCGGATCTCCATGGCCCTGCTGGCCATGGCGATCAAAAACCTGGGCCACGAGGCCCAGTCGTTCACGGGCAGCCAGGCCGGTGTCATCACCGACTCGGTCCACAACAAAGCGCGCATCATCGATGTCACGCCGGGCCGGATCCGTACCGCCCTCGACGAGGGCAACATCGCCATCGTCGCCGGGTTCCAGGGCGTGTCCCAGGACAAGAAGGACATCACCACGCTCGGCCGTGGCGGTTCCGACACCACCGCCGTGGCGCTGGCCGCCGCGCTGGACGCCGAGGTCTGCGAGATCTACACCGACGTCGACGGTGTGTTCACGGCCGACCCGCGCGTGGTGAAGAAGGCGAAGAAGATCGACTGGATCTCCTTCGAGGACATGCTGGAGCTCGCCGCCTCCGGCTCCAAGGTGCTGCTGCACCGGTGCGTCGAGTACGCACGCCGCTACAACATCCCGATCCACGTCCGCTCGTCCTTCTCGGGGCTGCAGGGCACCTGGGTCAGCAACGAACCGCAAGGAGCCCAGAAGGTGGAGCAGGCCATCATCTCGGGTGTCGCCCACGACACCTCCGAGGCGAAGATCACCGTCGTCGGCGTGCCGGACAAGCCGGGCGAGGCCGCGGCCATCTTCCGGGCCGTCGCGGACGCCGAGATCAACATCGACATGATCGTGCAGAACGTGTCCGCCGCCTCCACCGGCCTCACGGACATCTCCTTCACCCTCCCGAAGGCCGAGGGCCGCAAGGCCATCGACGAGCTGGAGAAGGCGAAGAGCGCGATCGGCTTCGACTCGCTGCGCTACGACGACCAGATCGGCAAGATCTCCCTGGTCGGCGCCGGTATGAAGACCAACCCGGGCGTCACCGCGGACTTCTTCAAGGCGCTCTCCGACGCGGGCGTGAACATCGAGCTCATCTCGACCTCCGAGATCCGCATCTCGGTCGTCACCCGCGCCGACGACGTCAACGAGGCAGTGCGCGCCGTCCACAGCGCCTTCGGCCTGGACAGCGACTCGGACGAGGCCGTCGTCTACGGAGGCACCGGCCGATGA
- a CDS encoding prolyl oligopeptidase family serine peptidase codes for MTESKNSEPEAELTAQAPAWQRRFRAPRVSLPEWAEEAPDRSLFVSNATGTYELYAWDRASGKQRQVTDRPNGTTDGTLSPDGAWIWWFADTDGDEFGVWMRQPFAGGADEPAVPGLDASYPAGLAIGRDGTLLVGRSTDEDGSTVHLVRPGAGAPVEIYRHRESAGVGDLSHDGALIAIEHTEHGDAMHSALRVLRSSDASVLAELDDTKGGTEELGLAVLGFAPLAGDSRLLVGHQRRGRWEPMIWDVVAGTETDLRLDLPGDVSAEWYPDGSGLLIVHSFEARSELWRYEIATGALVRVETPAGSVSEATARPDGSVEYLWSSAAEPPVVRSTDGGVVLDPPGPKAPPSVPVEDVWVEGPGGRVHALVQRPAGEGPFPTVFEVHGGPTWHDSDAFASGPAAWVDHGYAVVRVNYRGSTGYGREWTDALKHRVGLIELEDIDAVRAWAVASGLADPARLVLSGGSWGGYLTLLGIGTQPEAWAVGLAAVPVADYVTAYEDEMEALKALDRTLLGGSPEEVPERYAASSPLTYVDAVKAPVHISAGVNDPRCPIRQIDNYIDRLAARGAVHEVYRYDAGHGSLVVEERIKQVGLDLAFAAKHLGGGPVES; via the coding sequence ATGACTGAGAGCAAGAACTCCGAGCCCGAGGCCGAGCTCACCGCCCAGGCCCCCGCGTGGCAGCGGCGCTTCCGCGCGCCGCGCGTCTCCCTGCCCGAGTGGGCGGAGGAGGCCCCGGACCGCTCGCTCTTCGTGTCGAACGCGACGGGGACGTACGAGCTGTACGCCTGGGACCGGGCGAGCGGGAAGCAGCGGCAGGTCACGGACCGGCCGAACGGCACGACGGACGGGACGCTGTCGCCGGACGGCGCCTGGATCTGGTGGTTCGCGGACACCGACGGGGACGAGTTCGGGGTGTGGATGCGCCAGCCGTTCGCCGGCGGCGCGGACGAGCCGGCCGTGCCCGGCCTCGACGCCTCCTACCCGGCGGGCCTCGCCATCGGCCGGGACGGCACGCTCCTGGTGGGCCGCTCCACGGACGAGGACGGCTCGACGGTCCATCTGGTACGCCCCGGGGCCGGCGCCCCGGTCGAGATCTACCGGCACCGGGAGTCGGCGGGGGTCGGCGACCTGTCGCACGACGGCGCCCTGATCGCCATCGAGCACACCGAGCACGGGGACGCGATGCACTCGGCGCTGCGGGTGCTGCGCTCCTCGGACGCGAGCGTGCTCGCCGAGCTGGACGACACCAAGGGCGGCACCGAGGAGCTGGGGCTCGCGGTCCTCGGCTTCGCGCCTCTGGCGGGCGACAGCCGGCTGCTCGTGGGGCACCAGCGGCGCGGCCGCTGGGAGCCGATGATCTGGGACGTGGTGGCGGGCACGGAGACCGATCTCCGGCTCGACCTGCCGGGCGACGTGTCGGCCGAGTGGTATCCGGACGGCTCCGGCCTGCTGATCGTGCACAGCTTCGAGGCCCGCAGCGAGCTGTGGCGGTACGAGATCGCCACCGGCGCCCTGGTCCGGGTGGAGACCCCGGCCGGTTCGGTGTCGGAGGCGACGGCCCGGCCGGACGGCAGCGTGGAGTACCTGTGGTCCTCGGCCGCCGAGCCGCCGGTGGTGCGGTCCACGGACGGCGGCGTCGTCCTCGACCCGCCCGGCCCCAAGGCACCGCCGTCGGTGCCGGTGGAGGACGTGTGGGTGGAGGGCCCGGGCGGCAGAGTCCACGCGCTCGTGCAGCGCCCGGCGGGCGAGGGCCCCTTCCCGACGGTCTTCGAGGTGCACGGCGGCCCCACCTGGCACGACAGCGACGCCTTCGCGTCGGGCCCGGCGGCCTGGGTGGACCACGGGTACGCGGTGGTGCGGGTCAACTACCGGGGCTCCACGGGGTACGGACGGGAGTGGACGGACGCGCTCAAGCACCGGGTGGGTCTGATCGAGCTGGAGGACATCGACGCGGTCCGCGCCTGGGCGGTGGCGAGCGGCCTCGCCGACCCGGCCCGGCTCGTGCTGTCCGGCGGCTCCTGGGGCGGCTATCTGACCCTCCTCGGCATCGGTACGCAGCCGGAGGCCTGGGCGGTCGGGCTCGCCGCGGTCCCCGTCGCGGACTACGTCACGGCGTACGAGGACGAGATGGAGGCCCTCAAGGCACTGGACCGGACGCTTCTCGGCGGCTCGCCGGAGGAGGTGCCCGAGCGGTACGCGGCCTCGTCGCCGCTGACGTACGTGGACGCGGTGAAGGCCCCGGTGCACATCTCGGCCGGCGTCAACGACCCGCGCTGCCCGATCCGCCAGATCGACAACTACATCGACCGGCTCGCGGCCCGGGGCGCGGTCCACGAGGTGTACCGCTACGACGCGGGCCACGGCTCGCTCGTGGTGGAGGAGCGGATCAAGCAGGTCGGCCTGGACCTGGCGTTCGCCGCGAAGCACCTGGGGGGTGGACCCGTGGAGAGCTGA
- a CDS encoding SigE family RNA polymerase sigma factor: MADVLDIATIAPLRGAGTAVLPARSVAVVPARGTAGVPVRGTAVVPARGTAVVPVRAAVVPARGSAVVPHRRPRALGGMPVIAPVPTGSRASAVDGIPSPRTSAEGATTAGTTVDHLTETYRAHYRSLLGLAALLLDDTASCEDVVQEAFIRVHSARKRVREPEKTLAYLRQTVVNLSRSALRRRILGLKLLSKPMPDMASAEEGAYDLLEREDLIKAMRGLQRRQREVLALRYFSDMTEVQVAEALGISLGSVKAYGSRGIASLRVAMGATS, translated from the coding sequence GTGGCTGACGTACTCGACATCGCGACCATCGCTCCGCTGCGCGGCGCGGGCACCGCTGTGCTCCCCGCGCGGAGCGTCGCCGTCGTACCCGCACGCGGCACGGCGGGCGTACCCGTTCGCGGCACGGCCGTCGTCCCCGCACGCGGCACGGCCGTCGTCCCCGTACGCGCGGCCGTCGTCCCCGCACGCGGCTCCGCGGTCGTTCCCCACCGCCGGCCGCGCGCGCTCGGCGGCATGCCGGTGATCGCCCCCGTGCCCACCGGGTCCCGCGCGAGCGCCGTGGACGGCATCCCGTCGCCCCGGACCAGCGCCGAAGGCGCCACGACGGCCGGAACGACCGTCGACCACCTGACCGAGACCTACCGTGCCCACTACCGGTCGCTCCTCGGTCTCGCCGCCCTGCTCCTCGACGACACGGCCTCCTGCGAGGACGTCGTCCAGGAGGCGTTCATCCGCGTCCACTCGGCCCGCAAGCGGGTGCGCGAGCCCGAGAAGACGCTCGCCTACCTGCGGCAGACCGTCGTGAACCTCTCCCGGTCCGCACTGCGCCGCCGCATCCTCGGACTCAAGCTGCTGTCCAAGCCGATGCCGGACATGGCCAGCGCGGAGGAGGGGGCGTACGACCTGCTGGAGCGCGAGGACCTGATCAAGGCGATGCGCGGACTCCAGCGGCGCCAGCGTGAGGTGCTGGCCCTGCGGTACTTCTCGGACATGACCGAGGTTCAGGTCGCCGAGGCGCTCGGGATATCCCTGGGCTCGGTGAAGGCGTACGGTTCGCGGGGCATCGCGTCGCTGCGCGTCGCGATGGGAGCGACGTCGTGA
- a CDS encoding Lrp/AsnC family transcriptional regulator, whose amino-acid sequence MTTGESVLGEADLSLIHALQMAPRASWTQLSAVLGASPDTLARRWEHLTAGGYAWSSLLAARHGSDEMLHAWVELECVAGTSEVTATEIAGDPYTLGVHQVTGDADLVLLVICPDLYALDGYLAGRVRRLPGVLRCRTQVVTRMHNRPYRSRIEQLTPGQVQLLTELTGGDRRPRAHVRRFPNLTELDHRLVAELAGDARRSAAELARQCGTSESTVRRRLDVLSAGGALHHHCLPAPRFSGRPMWAMVTTDVPPLEVPATVAALARLPQTRLVTSVTGPHNLAVAMWLRTVDELHEVTSAFVRVAPALRIAGTALALRTHKIGAQVLGPDGRRMHHIRPDTP is encoded by the coding sequence ATGACGACCGGGGAATCCGTCCTCGGAGAGGCGGATCTTTCGCTGATCCACGCACTGCAGATGGCCCCGCGCGCCAGCTGGACCCAGCTGTCGGCCGTGCTGGGGGCGAGTCCCGACACCCTCGCCCGGCGCTGGGAGCACCTCACGGCCGGGGGCTACGCCTGGAGTTCGCTGCTCGCCGCCCGCCACGGCTCGGACGAGATGCTCCACGCCTGGGTCGAGCTGGAGTGCGTCGCGGGCACCTCGGAGGTCACCGCGACCGAGATCGCGGGCGACCCGTACACCCTCGGCGTCCACCAGGTGACCGGCGACGCCGACCTCGTCCTGCTCGTGATCTGCCCCGACCTGTACGCCCTCGACGGCTACCTCGCCGGACGCGTGCGGCGGCTGCCCGGGGTGCTCCGGTGCCGCACCCAGGTCGTCACCCGGATGCACAACCGCCCGTACCGGTCGCGGATCGAGCAGCTCACCCCGGGGCAGGTCCAGCTCCTCACGGAACTCACGGGCGGCGACCGGCGGCCACGCGCGCACGTGCGTCGCTTTCCGAACCTCACGGAACTCGACCACCGGCTGGTCGCGGAACTGGCGGGGGACGCCCGCCGCAGCGCCGCCGAACTGGCCCGGCAGTGCGGTACGAGCGAGTCGACGGTACGGCGGAGGCTGGACGTCCTGTCGGCGGGCGGCGCCCTCCACCACCACTGCCTGCCGGCGCCGAGGTTCTCCGGGCGGCCGATGTGGGCGATGGTCACCACCGACGTACCGCCCCTGGAGGTGCCGGCGACGGTGGCGGCGCTCGCCCGGCTGCCCCAGACCCGGCTGGTCACCTCGGTCACCGGCCCGCACAACCTGGCCGTCGCGATGTGGCTCCGCACGGTCGACGAACTGCACGAGGTCACGTCCGCGTTCGTACGGGTCGCCCCGGCGCTGCGGATCGCGGGCACCGCGCTCGCGCTGCGCACCCACAAGATCGGGGCGCAGGTCCTCGGCCCCGACGGGCGGCGGATGCACCACATCCGCCCCGACACCCCCTGA